A window of Amblyraja radiata isolate CabotCenter1 chromosome 25, sAmbRad1.1.pri, whole genome shotgun sequence contains these coding sequences:
- the selplg gene encoding P-selectin glycoprotein ligand 1, with the protein MPGMWCSLSALLVVLYCLAVMGQDTRDAPAFPTSTSADTSTVTPQNALEKSESTVPKSLVESDTKPRSTSETTAVVTGADASQQQSTWKPFAYSHPPEPTPTAVTPSPSTHPANITGSSPTVSSQSPTTAPIEGTTGSTNQPTSRTVGALSTTGYLSQTTQGETSSQPATTHLMESSTTPGLEEGTNTNGSVHWATDEPKTDLTTTEVTSFSTPTTNTSEGFLGPDVIGKGQHPPSRGVTSTKTPTPGARPTTTASTAVTSSGKLRPAIPTAVRVTTRSRDRPTTAQAATKKIGLVTQCLIVIAFLAGVCTIFVICTIILCTKLSAQSHNYRVNQMNGTELTCISALLPEEERKMRKKLRPKRLREFTETLAGKSSDTDDDDLTLRSFVTEH; encoded by the coding sequence ATGCCGGGGATGTGGTGCAGTCTTTCTGCGTTGCTTGTTGTTCTATACTGTCTGGCTGTAATGGGACAAGACACACGTGATGCGCCAGCATTTCCGACTTCAACCTCTGCTGACACGAGCACCGTTACGCCACAAAACGCATTGGAGAAATCTGAGTCGACTGTACCAAAGTCTCTTGTAGAGAGCGATACCAAGCCGCGCAGCACAAGTGAAACAACAGCTGTTGTAACTGGTGCCGATGCGTCGCAACAACAAAGCACATGGAAACCATTCGCGTATTCTCATCCACCTGAGCCAACTCCCACTGCAGTGACTCCAAGCCCCAGCACCCACCCCGCAAACATCACAGGGAGCTCACCAACGGTGTCATCTCAGTCCCCAACCACTGCGCCCATTGAAGGTACAACTGGAAGTACCAACCAACCCACTTCCAGAACAGTAGGGGCCCTCTCCACAACAGGGTATCTGTCCCAAACAACCCAAGGCGAGACTTCCTCTCAGCCGGCCACCACCCACCTGATGGAATCATCCACCACTCCTGGGCTGGAAGAGGGGACAAATACCAATGGATCTGTGCATTGGGCGACGGATGAGCCCAAAACTGACCTCACCACGACTGAGGTCACATCGTTCTCTACTCCAACCACCAATACATCGGAGGGCTTCCTCGGCCCAGATGTGATAGGTAAAGGCCAGCATCCTCCATCCAGGGGCGTGACTTCCACGAAGACGCCAACTCCGGGCGCCCGTCCAACAACCACTGCCAGCACAGCGGTGACGTCCAGCGGCAAACTGAGGCCAGCCATTCCCACCGCCGTCAGAGTCACCACCAGAAGTCGCGACCGTCCTACAACCGCTCAAGCGGCAACCAAGAAAATTGGCCTGGTGACTCAGTGCCTGATAGTCATTGCTTTCCTGGCGGGGGTCTGCACCATTTTTGTCATCtgcaccatcatcctctgcaccaagctgtctgcacagagtcacAACTACAGAGTTAATCAGATGAACGGCACGGAACTGACATGTATTTCTGCTCTGCTGCCCGAGGAAGAACGAAAGATGAGGAAAAAGCTGAGGCCAAAGCGGCTACGAGAATTCAccgagaccttggctgggaaatcCAGTGACACCGATGACGATGACCTTACCCTCCGGAGCTTTGTGACTGAACACTAG